A single window of Streptomyces cathayae DNA harbors:
- a CDS encoding SPFH domain-containing protein, whose translation MTTITPDTPESPVPESPTCELPVPGPPTCELPVVEPPAPRSPSSEAGGPAKGRPGRVIRNETTTEIPVHLLFRDGPDPVPVRLRPMVVGSRQGTGERPRLGRPVAERPLPLPPVDPELVERPARVLPGGAGVLAGMCGAAGCVATSWWAGVLPPLVAVALGLPEHPGATGLGPAQWAGYAAAGALGLFGFGGLARGRTGRAWVLGLFGRYRGSVRRTGLLWVNPLLLRRRVDVRLRHWRSEPMQAADHSGVALRVVVLVVWRVRDTVRATLGVEDHETYVRECVEAALLRVPMEAPGAVRGSPDTVQDALTRLVAADAAPVGIEVFSVRPVRVEYAPEVAAVMHRRRIATLDAQHRASVLTSVVDSVEDTVTRLTTRGLVELDDYERKMLVKDLTVAFCAGRGEAGP comes from the coding sequence ATGACCACGATCACTCCCGACACCCCCGAATCACCCGTCCCCGAATCGCCCACCTGCGAACTGCCCGTCCCTGGACCACCCACCTGCGAACTGCCCGTCGTCGAACCGCCCGCCCCCAGATCGCCTTCCTCCGAAGCCGGGGGCCCGGCGAAGGGCCGGCCCGGCCGGGTCATCCGCAACGAGACCACCACCGAGATCCCCGTCCATCTGCTCTTCCGCGACGGGCCCGACCCGGTGCCGGTGCGGCTGCGTCCCATGGTGGTGGGAAGCCGACAGGGGACGGGGGAGCGGCCGCGGCTCGGCCGCCCGGTCGCCGAACGGCCCCTGCCCCTGCCACCGGTCGACCCCGAGCTGGTGGAGCGGCCGGCCCGGGTGCTGCCCGGCGGCGCGGGGGTGCTCGCCGGGATGTGCGGGGCGGCCGGGTGCGTGGCCACGTCCTGGTGGGCGGGCGTACTGCCACCCCTGGTGGCCGTTGCCCTCGGACTCCCGGAGCACCCGGGAGCCACCGGGCTCGGGCCCGCCCAGTGGGCGGGGTACGCGGCTGCCGGGGCCCTCGGCCTGTTCGGGTTCGGCGGGCTGGCGCGCGGCCGGACCGGGCGGGCCTGGGTGCTCGGCCTGTTCGGCCGTTACCGGGGGAGCGTCCGGCGGACCGGTCTGCTGTGGGTGAACCCGCTGCTGCTGCGCCGCCGGGTCGATGTGCGGCTGCGGCACTGGCGCAGCGAGCCGATGCAGGCGGCCGACCACAGCGGGGTGGCGCTGCGGGTGGTGGTCCTGGTGGTGTGGCGGGTGCGGGACACCGTGCGGGCGACGCTGGGCGTGGAGGACCACGAGACCTATGTGCGCGAGTGCGTCGAGGCGGCGCTGCTCCGGGTCCCGATGGAGGCGCCGGGCGCGGTGCGGGGCTCGCCGGACACGGTGCAGGACGCGCTGACCCGGCTGGTGGCGGCGGACGCCGCGCCCGTCGGGATCGAGGTGTTCTCGGTGCGCCCGGTCCGGGTGGAGTACGCCCCCGAGGTGGCCGCCGTCATGCACCGGCGCCGGATCGCCACGCTGGACGCCCAGCACCGGGCGAGCGTGCTCACCTCGGTCGTGGACTCGGTGGAGGACACGGTGACCCGGCTGACCACGCGGGGGCTGGTGGAGCTGGACGACTACGAGCGCAAGATGCTGGTGAAAGACCTGACGGTGGCGTTCTGCGCGGGACGGGGGGAGGCGGGGCCGTAG
- a CDS encoding lytic polysaccharide monooxygenase auxiliary activity family 9 protein, with product MRTRTKLYAAAVGLATTGAFVLSSGGASSHGYTDLPISRQKLCQNGSVTNCGDIQWEPQSVEGPKGFPGSGAADGRLCSANNTRFAQLDSPKTPSGGAWPTTRVTGGQNYTFRWQFTAMHATSDFSYYITKPGWNQNHNLARSDLNLTPFLKVPYNGQRPPQTLSHSGTLPSGLSGRHVILAVWSVADTGNAFYACSDVTF from the coding sequence ATGCGCACACGGACCAAGCTGTACGCAGCCGCGGTAGGACTGGCCACGACCGGAGCGTTCGTGCTCTCCTCCGGCGGTGCCAGCAGCCACGGCTACACCGATCTGCCCATCAGCAGGCAGAAGCTCTGCCAGAACGGCAGTGTGACGAACTGCGGCGACATCCAGTGGGAGCCGCAGAGCGTCGAGGGCCCCAAGGGCTTCCCCGGCTCCGGCGCCGCGGACGGCCGGCTCTGTTCGGCCAACAACACGCGGTTCGCCCAGCTCGACAGCCCGAAGACGCCCTCGGGCGGCGCCTGGCCGACGACCAGGGTGACGGGCGGCCAGAACTACACCTTCCGGTGGCAGTTCACGGCCATGCACGCCACCAGCGACTTCTCGTACTACATCACCAAGCCAGGCTGGAACCAGAACCACAACCTGGCCCGGTCCGACCTCAACCTCACCCCGTTCCTGAAGGTGCCCTACAACGGGCAGCGCCCGCCGCAGACCCTCTCGCACAGCGGCACCCTGCCGTCCGGGCTGAGCGGGCGCCACGTCATCCTCGCGGTGTGGTCGGTCGCCGACACGGGCAACGCGTTCTACGCCTGCTCGGACGTCACCTTCTGA
- a CDS encoding peptidoglycan-binding protein, producing MQPPVFEEFEPAGDCGCPGCVHRRRVLAYAPADGSVGHPAAFRPLVVAAAASAVVAAQAAPALAAPHTAERPGAPGVPAGDEPATPQGPRAPLYGPAGRPADPADPSIPTTSRAISRTDIIERARKWVDRKVPYSVSAFWSDGYRQDCSGYVSMAWNLPGNEWTGSLGQYAERIGKDELQPGDVLLFHNASDPYGGSHVVLFGGWTDGARTTYVAYEQTPPNTLRRTTPYAYWNNSAGYVPYRYKGVTDGTARAEGAGAAAQARTPFPGVAHFGPGADNPHVTELGRLLVERGGARFYATGPGPRWTDTDRAAIRAFQQAQGWQGAAADGLPGPLTWELLLTGGGRNIPAAEDAHGVPGYPGRAAFRPGAVGGQVTRLGRQLVRKGFGRHYVTGPGPRWSEADRRNVEEFQRAQGWRGGAADGLPGPETWRRLFS from the coding sequence ATGCAGCCCCCGGTGTTCGAGGAGTTCGAGCCCGCGGGCGACTGCGGCTGCCCCGGCTGTGTGCACCGGCGGCGCGTCCTCGCGTACGCGCCGGCCGACGGCTCGGTCGGCCACCCGGCGGCGTTCCGCCCGCTCGTGGTGGCCGCCGCGGCCTCGGCGGTGGTCGCCGCGCAGGCCGCCCCCGCCCTGGCCGCACCCCACACCGCCGAGCGGCCCGGCGCCCCGGGTGTCCCCGCAGGTGACGAGCCCGCCACCCCGCAGGGTCCGAGGGCTCCGCTGTACGGTCCCGCCGGCCGGCCCGCCGATCCCGCGGACCCCTCGATCCCGACGACCTCGCGCGCGATCAGCCGCACGGACATCATCGAACGGGCCAGGAAATGGGTCGACCGGAAAGTCCCTTACAGCGTGAGCGCGTTCTGGTCCGACGGATACCGGCAGGACTGTTCGGGCTATGTCTCGATGGCCTGGAACCTGCCCGGAAACGAATGGACCGGCAGCCTCGGGCAGTACGCGGAGCGGATCGGCAAGGACGAACTCCAGCCGGGGGACGTGCTGCTCTTCCACAACGCGTCCGATCCCTACGGCGGATCCCACGTCGTCCTCTTCGGCGGCTGGACGGACGGCGCGCGCACCACGTACGTGGCCTACGAGCAGACCCCCCCGAACACCCTCCGACGGACCACCCCGTACGCCTACTGGAACAACTCCGCGGGCTACGTCCCGTACCGGTACAAGGGCGTGACCGACGGTACGGCGAGGGCCGAGGGCGCGGGCGCGGCAGCGCAGGCCCGGACACCGTTTCCCGGAGTGGCCCACTTCGGCCCCGGCGCGGACAACCCGCACGTCACCGAGCTCGGCCGCCTGCTCGTCGAGCGCGGTGGCGCCCGTTTCTACGCCACCGGCCCCGGACCGCGCTGGACGGACACGGACCGCGCGGCGATCCGGGCGTTCCAGCAGGCGCAGGGCTGGCAGGGGGCCGCGGCGGACGGCCTGCCGGGGCCGCTGACCTGGGAACTGCTGCTGACCGGCGGGGGCAGGAACATCCCGGCCGCCGAGGACGCGCACGGGGTGCCGGGCTACCCGGGCCGGGCGGCGTTCCGGCCGGGCGCGGTCGGCGGCCAGGTCACCCGGCTGGGGCGGCAGCTGGTGCGGAAGGGGTTCGGCCGCCACTACGTCACGGGGCCGGGCCCGCGCTGGAGCGAGGCGGACCGGCGCAACGTCGAGGAGTTCCAGCGCGCCCAGGGCTGGCGCGGCGGTGCCGCGGACGGCCTGCCGGGGCCGGAGACCTGGCGGCGGCTCTTCTCGTAG
- a CDS encoding glycoside hydrolase family 6 protein yields the protein MYGSRGVGAFAGRRASAAVLGAALLITGCSSGDDEGDGSGKGADAAITQQPKGASPFWVNPEGNAAQQMAGLEQDGKKAEAEQIRKIAEQPTAEWISPENPEEQTRGFTEAADKAGRTALLVLYNIPHRDCGQYSQGGAADGDAYRSFIDGVAKGIGDRAATVILEPDAVLHLVDGCTPEKFHEERYDVLNGAVDKLKSLKNTTVYLDAGNAGWGDPDQIFEPLKWAGIDRADGFSVNVSNFYSTEDSIAYGKKLSAKVGGKPFVIDTSRNGNGPYTQGDADERWCNPPGRALGETPTTETADPLVDAYLWVKRPGESDGECKGGPKAGAWWEDYAVKLAEADEGKGDGD from the coding sequence ATGTACGGCAGCAGGGGGGTCGGGGCGTTCGCCGGGAGGCGGGCGTCGGCAGCGGTACTGGGGGCGGCGCTGCTGATCACGGGCTGTTCCTCCGGTGACGACGAGGGGGACGGGTCCGGCAAGGGGGCCGACGCGGCGATCACGCAGCAGCCGAAGGGCGCCAGCCCCTTCTGGGTCAACCCGGAGGGCAACGCCGCACAGCAGATGGCCGGCCTGGAACAGGACGGCAAGAAGGCGGAGGCCGAGCAGATCCGCAAGATCGCGGAGCAGCCCACCGCCGAATGGATCAGCCCGGAGAACCCGGAGGAGCAGACCCGCGGCTTCACCGAGGCCGCCGACAAGGCGGGCCGTACCGCGCTGCTCGTCCTCTACAACATCCCGCACCGGGACTGCGGCCAGTACTCGCAGGGCGGTGCCGCCGACGGCGACGCCTACCGCTCCTTCATCGACGGTGTGGCCAAGGGCATCGGGGACCGCGCGGCGACCGTGATCCTGGAGCCCGACGCGGTGCTCCACCTGGTCGACGGCTGCACGCCGGAGAAGTTCCACGAGGAGCGCTACGACGTCCTCAACGGTGCCGTCGACAAGCTCAAGAGCCTGAAGAACACCACGGTGTACCTGGACGCGGGCAACGCCGGCTGGGGCGACCCCGACCAGATCTTCGAGCCGCTGAAGTGGGCGGGCATCGACCGGGCCGACGGCTTCTCGGTGAACGTTTCCAACTTCTACTCCACCGAGGACTCCATCGCCTACGGCAAGAAGCTCTCCGCCAAGGTCGGCGGCAAGCCCTTCGTGATCGACACCAGCCGCAACGGCAACGGCCCCTACACGCAGGGCGATGCGGACGAGCGCTGGTGCAACCCGCCCGGCCGCGCCCTCGGCGAGACCCCGACGACCGAGACCGCGGACCCGCTGGTGGACGCGTATCTGTGGGTGAAGCGGCCCGGCGAGTCGGACGGCGAGTGCAAGGGCGGTCCGAAGGCCGGTGCGTGGTGGGAGGACTACGCGGTGAAGCTCGCCGAGGCCGACGAGGGCAAGGGCGACGGCGACTGA
- a CDS encoding kelch motif-containing protein, whose translation MNDRAGRRRARRIAIGTTVVLALAGMNGPWLYRFGTEKYHQYKINKPEYKAENGRWEIVEFPEEYRQNTIHAALLHTGKVLLVAGSGNNKDNFDAKKYDTRIWDPVKKTIKKVPTPSDLFCTGHTQLANGNLLIAGGTKRYEKLKGDVTKAGGLMVVHNENPDKPITLPAGTRFVGKDNGKTFVSKDPVLVPRAKKNFDKATGEFLGNTPGYGRTYVEAQKEGAKYETGTQDNYTVQGLSGEDAQNTYGIAEKLALDKKDFQGIDDAFEFDPVAEKYIKVDPMKEARWYPTLTTLSDGKILSVSGLDDIGQLVPGKNEVYDPETKKWTYTDKVRQFPTYPALFLMQNSKVFYSGSNAGYGPADEGREPGIWDVETNKFDKIPGLSDPDMMETSGTVLLPPAQDEKYMVIGGGGVGESKLASEKTRIVDLKADEPRFVDGPSLDKGTRYPQYSILPDDNILVSGGSEDYRGRGESNILEARIYDTAENEFKRVADPLVGRNYHAGSILLPDGRVMFFGSDSLYGDKANTKPGTFEQRIEIYTPPYLYGETGQPDLTGGPKTVERGGSATFTSKDAGSIKNVRLIRPSASTHVTDIDQRSIALDFEADGDKLKVTVPGSRNLVQAGWYMLFATNADGTPSKAQWVQVP comes from the coding sequence ATGAACGACCGTGCAGGCCGCCGTCGCGCCCGTCGGATCGCGATAGGCACGACGGTGGTGCTCGCGCTGGCCGGAATGAACGGGCCCTGGCTGTACCGCTTCGGGACCGAGAAATACCACCAGTACAAGATCAACAAGCCGGAGTACAAGGCGGAGAACGGCCGCTGGGAGATCGTCGAGTTCCCGGAGGAGTACCGCCAGAACACCATCCACGCGGCGCTGCTGCACACCGGCAAGGTGCTGCTCGTCGCGGGCTCCGGCAACAACAAGGACAACTTCGACGCCAAGAAGTACGACACGCGGATCTGGGACCCGGTCAAGAAGACCATCAAGAAGGTGCCGACGCCGAGCGACCTGTTCTGCACCGGCCACACCCAGCTCGCCAACGGCAACCTGCTGATCGCCGGCGGCACCAAGCGGTACGAGAAGCTCAAGGGTGACGTGACGAAGGCGGGCGGCCTGATGGTCGTCCACAACGAGAACCCGGACAAGCCGATCACCCTGCCGGCGGGCACCAGGTTCGTCGGCAAGGACAACGGCAAGACCTTCGTCTCGAAGGACCCGGTGCTCGTCCCGCGCGCCAAGAAGAACTTCGACAAGGCGACCGGCGAGTTCCTGGGCAACACCCCGGGCTACGGCCGCACCTACGTCGAGGCGCAGAAGGAGGGTGCCAAGTACGAGACCGGCACCCAGGACAACTACACCGTGCAGGGTCTGAGCGGCGAGGACGCGCAGAACACGTACGGCATCGCCGAGAAGCTCGCCCTGGACAAGAAGGACTTCCAGGGGATCGACGACGCCTTCGAGTTCGACCCGGTGGCGGAGAAGTACATCAAGGTCGACCCGATGAAGGAGGCCCGCTGGTACCCGACGCTCACCACCCTGAGCGACGGCAAGATCCTCAGCGTCTCCGGCCTCGACGACATCGGCCAGCTGGTCCCGGGCAAGAACGAGGTCTACGACCCCGAGACCAAGAAGTGGACCTACACGGACAAGGTCCGCCAGTTCCCGACCTACCCGGCGCTGTTCCTGATGCAGAACAGCAAGGTCTTCTACTCGGGTTCGAACGCGGGGTACGGACCGGCCGACGAGGGCCGTGAGCCGGGCATCTGGGACGTGGAGACCAACAAGTTCGACAAGATCCCCGGGCTGAGCGACCCCGACATGATGGAGACGTCCGGCACGGTGCTGCTGCCGCCGGCCCAGGACGAGAAGTACATGGTGATCGGCGGCGGCGGCGTCGGCGAGTCCAAGCTGGCCAGTGAGAAGACCCGGATCGTCGACCTCAAGGCCGACGAACCGCGCTTCGTGGACGGCCCCTCGCTGGACAAGGGAACCCGCTACCCGCAGTACTCGATCCTGCCCGACGACAACATCCTGGTCTCGGGCGGCTCGGAGGACTACCGGGGCCGCGGCGAGTCCAACATCCTCGAGGCGCGGATCTACGACACGGCGGAGAACGAGTTCAAGCGCGTCGCCGATCCGCTGGTGGGCCGCAACTACCACGCCGGCTCGATCCTGCTGCCCGACGGCCGCGTGATGTTCTTCGGCTCGGACTCGCTCTACGGCGACAAGGCCAACACCAAGCCCGGCACGTTCGAACAGCGCATCGAGATCTACACACCGCCGTACCTGTACGGCGAGACCGGGCAGCCCGACCTGACGGGCGGCCCGAAGACCGTCGAGCGCGGCGGCTCCGCCACGTTCACCTCGAAGGACGCCGGGTCGATCAAGAACGTCCGGCTGATCCGGCCGAGCGCCTCGACCCATGTCACCGACATCGACCAGCGCTCCATCGCCCTGGACTTCGAGGCCGACGGCGACAAGCTGAAGGTGACGGTCCCGGGGAGCCGGAACCTGGTCCAGGCGGGCTGGTACATGCTGTTCGCCACCAACGCGGACGGCACCCCCAGCAAGGCGCAGTGGGTACAGGTGCCCTGA
- a CDS encoding glycosyltransferase family 2 protein, whose protein sequence is MTSTPTGAQGDNDPSQTTQLRVPAHRTGNTGAFRRIKKTLPRYDYEHYSRLSGPLTQPDPNKPYTVQYRSLISQEPHRIRIALMLVAAPLLSVVLLVWLLQPAHWTERDYPAFDWLPALDMVMLVSIGLIELFRCMNVLSNAHATLVARDPIPVVPETGTRVAFLTSFVPGKEPLEMVTKTLEAAVKIRHRGTMHVWLLDEGDDPEVKEVCARLGVHHFSRKGVAKWNQKKGPHRAKTKHGNYNAWLDAHGDDYEYFASVDTDHIPLPNYLERMLGFFRDPDVGFVIGPQVYGNYDNFVTKAAESQQFLFHALIQRAGNRYGSPMFVGTSNAVRIKALQQIGGLYDSITEDMATGFEMHRHKNPATGKKWRSVYTPDVLAVGEGPNAWTDFFTQQMRWSRGTYETIIGQYWKGFYSLPPSKLFNYTMMIIFYPMSALNWILAALSCALFLGLGASGVNIDPAVWLMLYGNASALQIGLYIWNRRHNVSPHEPEGSGGVAGMVMSALSAPLYAKALIDSVLRRKSKFVVTPKGDSASPDTWFGTFRYHWYFILIFGGSITAGFVYGHSHPAMIIWATFALLITAAPMFAWRHGMRQDRKKPGAHAAGQAQDSAPDPRTQQLPQMPQQQHGHHAPHAPQDRPGWAGAHGGPGGAGGPGGPGGTGGSHPGDDQTMQIALGGLGGRKE, encoded by the coding sequence ATGACGTCGACGCCGACGGGCGCCCAAGGGGACAACGATCCGTCCCAGACCACCCAGCTCAGAGTGCCTGCACACCGGACCGGAAACACGGGCGCCTTCCGACGGATCAAGAAGACGCTGCCGAGATACGACTACGAGCACTACAGCCGGCTCTCGGGCCCCCTCACCCAGCCTGATCCGAACAAGCCCTACACAGTCCAGTACCGCTCGCTGATCTCGCAGGAGCCGCACCGCATCCGCATCGCGCTGATGCTGGTCGCGGCCCCGCTGCTGTCGGTGGTGCTGCTGGTGTGGCTGCTGCAGCCCGCGCACTGGACGGAGCGGGACTACCCGGCGTTCGACTGGCTGCCCGCCCTCGACATGGTGATGCTCGTCTCGATCGGCCTGATCGAGCTCTTCCGCTGCATGAACGTGCTGTCGAACGCGCACGCCACGCTGGTCGCCCGCGACCCGATCCCGGTGGTGCCGGAGACCGGCACCCGGGTCGCCTTCCTCACCTCCTTCGTGCCCGGCAAGGAGCCGCTGGAGATGGTGACGAAGACCCTGGAGGCGGCGGTGAAGATCCGCCACCGGGGCACCATGCACGTCTGGCTGCTCGACGAGGGCGACGACCCCGAGGTGAAAGAGGTGTGCGCCCGGCTCGGTGTGCACCACTTCTCCCGCAAGGGCGTCGCGAAGTGGAACCAGAAGAAGGGCCCGCACCGCGCCAAGACCAAGCACGGCAACTACAACGCCTGGCTGGACGCGCACGGCGACGACTACGAGTACTTCGCCTCGGTGGACACCGACCACATCCCGCTGCCGAACTACCTGGAGCGGATGCTCGGCTTCTTCCGCGACCCGGACGTCGGTTTCGTCATCGGCCCGCAGGTCTACGGCAACTACGACAACTTCGTCACCAAGGCCGCCGAGTCGCAGCAGTTCCTCTTCCACGCGCTGATCCAGCGGGCCGGCAACCGCTACGGCTCACCGATGTTCGTGGGCACCTCCAACGCCGTACGCATCAAGGCGCTCCAGCAGATCGGCGGTCTGTACGACTCGATCACCGAGGACATGGCGACCGGCTTCGAGATGCACCGCCACAAGAACCCGGCGACGGGCAAGAAGTGGCGCTCGGTCTACACCCCGGACGTGCTCGCGGTCGGTGAGGGCCCCAACGCCTGGACGGACTTCTTCACCCAGCAGATGCGCTGGTCGCGCGGTACGTACGAGACGATCATCGGACAGTACTGGAAGGGCTTCTACTCGCTCCCGCCGAGCAAGCTCTTCAACTACACCATGATGATCATCTTCTACCCGATGTCGGCTCTGAACTGGATTTTGGCGGCGCTGAGCTGTGCGCTGTTCCTGGGCCTGGGCGCCTCGGGTGTGAACATCGATCCCGCGGTCTGGCTGATGCTCTACGGCAACGCCTCCGCGCTGCAGATCGGCCTCTACATCTGGAACCGCCGCCACAACGTCTCCCCGCACGAGCCGGAGGGCTCCGGCGGTGTGGCCGGCATGGTGATGTCCGCGCTGTCGGCGCCGCTCTACGCGAAGGCACTGATCGACTCCGTGCTGCGCAGGAAGAGCAAGTTCGTGGTCACCCCGAAGGGCGACTCGGCCAGCCCGGACACCTGGTTCGGAACCTTCCGGTACCACTGGTACTTCATCCTGATCTTCGGTGGCTCCATCACCGCCGGATTCGTCTACGGACACTCGCACCCGGCCATGATCATCTGGGCGACGTTCGCCCTGCTCATCACGGCCGCGCCCATGTTCGCCTGGCGCCACGGCATGCGCCAGGACAGGAAGAAGCCCGGCGCGCACGCCGCGGGCCAGGCACAGGACTCCGCACCGGACCCCCGGACGCAGCAGCTGCCGCAGATGCCGCAGCAGCAGCACGGGCACCACGCGCCCCACGCCCCGCAGGACCGGCCCGGCTGGGCCGGCGCCCACGGCGGACCGGGAGGAGCAGGGGGACCGGGCGGACCAGGAGGTACCGGGGGCTCTCACCCCGGTGACGACCAGACGATGCAGATCGCCCTGGGTGGACTTGGGGGACGTAAGGAATGA
- a CDS encoding class F sortase, with amino-acid sequence MTDHHQNQSPSGVGRLLPGVAWVVLLLGFWLWGREGTDLLPGVSGPATGDMAAVGRPPRAELPPTHRPLGEAPPRRLDIPGLDVRAPVVARGLDERGALDPPPFDRPGTVGWYADGVTPGASGTALVVGHIDTETRPAVFYEVSTLRPGQKIRVVRADAEVAEFTVEDAQVLPRDDFDARQAYGPRLSGRAALRLVTCGGPYDAARHRYAANVIVSACLTDTTT; translated from the coding sequence ATGACCGATCACCATCAGAACCAGAGCCCGTCCGGTGTCGGGCGGCTGCTCCCCGGGGTGGCCTGGGTGGTCCTGCTGCTCGGCTTCTGGCTGTGGGGCCGCGAGGGAACCGACCTGCTCCCCGGCGTATCCGGACCCGCCACGGGTGACATGGCGGCGGTCGGCCGTCCGCCCCGGGCGGAGCTCCCGCCCACCCACCGGCCGCTGGGCGAGGCGCCGCCACGGCGCCTGGACATACCCGGCCTGGACGTGCGGGCGCCGGTGGTGGCCCGCGGCCTGGACGAGCGGGGCGCGCTCGACCCGCCGCCGTTCGACCGGCCGGGCACGGTCGGCTGGTACGCGGACGGGGTGACGCCCGGGGCGTCCGGCACCGCGCTGGTGGTGGGGCACATCGACACCGAGACCCGGCCCGCCGTGTTCTACGAGGTCAGTACGCTGCGGCCCGGCCAGAAGATCCGGGTGGTCCGCGCGGACGCCGAGGTCGCCGAGTTCACCGTCGAGGACGCGCAGGTCCTCCCCCGCGACGACTTCGACGCCCGGCAGGCCTACGGCCCCCGCCTCTCCGGCCGGGCCGCACTGCGCCTCGTCACCTGCGGCGGCCCCTACGACGCGGCACGCCACCGCTACGCGGCCAACGTGATCGTCTCGGCCTGCCTGACGGACACCACCACCTGA